In the Acidimicrobiia bacterium genome, ACACCAACGAAGCTCCCCAAGGCCCGCCCGTGGAATTTATGACCGCCTTAGCGGAAGCCGTGGCGGCTTTGCCATTGCATCGCTACCCGGACCGTTCGGCGGAAAAACTCCGCAACGCCCTCGCCCAGCGCTACGGCCGAAAAATGGACGAAGTCTTTGTGGCCAATGGCTCTAATGAGGTTTTACAAAGCTTGCTTTTGACCTACGGCGGGCCGGGGCGTTCCTTAGCGCTCTTTGAACCTACCTACGGAATGCACGCCCAGATTGCCCGCACCACCGGCACCACGGTGTTGGCTCGACCGCGCCAGGATGATTTTTCTCTGGCCCCGCACACGGTGGCTGAGGTGGTTGAAGCAGAACAACCCGATGTGGTGTTTTTGTGTTCCCCCAATAACCCCACCGGCACTCAAGACCCTCCGGGTTTGGTAGAGGACACGCTGGCTCAAGTTGAGTCCTACGGCGGGCTTTTGCTGGTCGATGAGGCCTACGGGCAGTTCGCTGACCAAAGCGCAGTGAGTCTGATCGGTGAAAGTCGTTCACTGGTGGTAAGTCGAACTTTTTCTAAAACATGGGCACTGGCTGGGGTGCGTTTGGGCTATTTGCTGGGGCCCGCCTGGTGTGTGTCGGAGTTAGAAAAAGCTTCGCTTCCTTACCACCTTGGGGCGCTTACCCAAGCTGCTGGCCTGCTGGCTTTGGATTACCAAGAAGAGATGGATGCTCGGGTAGATTTTTTACGCTCAGAGCGGCAAAGGGTTTTTTCGGTGTTAAAAACACTGCCGGTAACCGTATGGCCCTCGGACACAAACTTCATTTTGTTTCGCCCCGAAGAAAAGGAAGGCCGTGTGGTGTGGCAAGAACTTCTGGATCGGTCAATTTTGATCCGAGACTTTTCTGCTGAGCCCGGTCTCGCGGGTTGCTTACGGGTCACTATGGGCACCAGTCAAGAAAACAATCAATTTCTCGCCGCACTTGAGGAGGTACTGTCATGACCAACAATCGCACCGCTACTAGAGAACGCATCACTGCGGAAACTTCTATTGCCTTAAGCCTGGATCTCGACGGAGGTGAGGTCACCGTGGCAACGGGCATTCCGTTCTTTGACCACATGCTGAACCAACTGGGCCGCCACGGAGGCTTTGGCCTCCAAGTGGCTTGCACCGGAGATTTAGCGATCGATGCCCACCACACGGTGGAAGATGTGGGCATCACCCTGGGCGATGCTTTTGCCGAAGCGCTCGGCGACAAAGCCGGCGTGCGGCGCTTTGCTTCGGTGGCTGTGCCTCTTGATGAAGCACTCGTTGAGGTAGCACTGGACCTTTCGGGCCGGCCCTTTATGCACTACGACGTGGAGTTCCCTGGGCAAAAAATCCTTAGCGACCCGCCCTTCGATCCACAACTCATTGAAGAGTTTTGGCGAGCCTTTAGTACCTCGGCGCAGATTACTTTGCACTTGGTTTTGGTGCGAGGAAAAAACACCCACCACATTGTGGAAGCGAGTTTTAAAGCAGTAGCTCGAGCGCTACGAGACGCCGTGCGTGTTGAAGGCCACGAGGTTCCCTCCACCAAAGGCACTCTGTGACCTCAAGTTCTCGTATTGCCGTGCTGGATTACGGCATCGGTAACCTTCGTTCGGCACAAAAAGCCTTAGAGTACTTGGGGGCCCAAGCGGAGTTAACCGCCGACCATCGACAGATTGCTGCCGCTGATGCGGTGGTTCTTCCTGGTGTGGGGGCCTTCGGGCGATGTGTAGAGGCCTTGGCAGAAGCGGACCTGGCCGAGGTAGCACACCAAGCGGCGATTGAAGCCAGCCAAGGTGGCCGGCCGTTCATAGGAATCTGCGTGGGCATGCAGATGCTTTTTTCAACCAGCAGCGAATCTCCCGGACAGGGCGGCCTGGGCGTATTCCCTGGGCAGATAGGCCCGTTGGCCGATGACGTAAAACACCCACAAATGCAATGGAACCAACTGGAGTTTTCTTCTCACCCCATGTTTGCTGGGCTGTCAAAAAATGCTTGGGTTTATTTTGTACATGGCTACGCCGGGCCGATTACTGAACACACCGTGGCGACCTGCGACTACGGAGGCCCGGTTTGTGCCGCGGTAGCCCAAAAAAATCTGTGGGCCACCCAATTCCACCCAGAAAAATCAGGCCCCACCGGTCTAACTGTGTTGACCAACTTTTTAAACGAGACGGCAGGCCCGTCATGAGCCCCAAACTTTTTCCGGCTATTGATCTGCGAGGTGGCCATTGTGTGCGCCTCGTCAAAGGCGACTACGACCAAGAAACCATCTACGGCGATGACCCGGTGGCCCAAGCCTTGGCTTTTGAAGCAGCGGGCGCCGACTGGTTGCATGTGGTGGACCTCGATGCGGCGCTAACCGGTGACCCGGTAAACCGGCCCGCCGTGCAAGCCATAACCGCCGCGTTATCTATCCCCGTGCAGACCGGGGGCGGAGTGCGTTCACTGGACGATGCCCAAGCCTTGTTTGCGGCCGGAGCGACCCGGGTAGTTATGGGGACGGCCGCCGTAGAAAACCCCCAACTGGTAGCCAAGGTAGCTGCCGTGGGTTCGGTGGCCGTGGGCCTCGACCTGCGCGGCACCGAAATAGCGGTGCACGGGTGGACCAAAGGCAGCGGTTTGCAACTCGACCAGGCTCTTGAGCGTTACGCCGCTCTGGGTGCAGAAGCATTCGTGGTGACGCAGATAGATCGAGACGGCACCTTGGCTGGCCCCGACCTTGAAGGATTAACCGACGCCTTAGATCAAACCAGCGTAGACGTGGTGGCGTCGGGCGGCGTGGGGCAAATGAAAGACCTTGAACAACTGGCCGATTTGCAAGCCCAGGGCCGCCACTTGGCCGGCATCATCATCGGTAAAGCGCTCTACGAGGGAACGGTCGACCTGGCGTCGGCGGCCCAGATGCTGGCCGAACGATGAAATCAATTCGAGTCATCCCTTGCCTTGACGTGCACCAAGGCCGGGTAGTTAAAGGCGTTAATTTCGTCAACCTGCGTGACGCCGGCGACCCGGTAGAACTGGCCGCTCGTTACGACCAAGAGGGCGCCGATGAATTAATCTTTTTAGATATCACCGCTTCCTCTGACGAACGCAACACCATGGTCGAGGTGGTGCGCCGCACCGCAGAAGAAGTGTTTATTCCTTTCACCGTGGGGGGCGGCATCCGGTCGGTAGAAGATGCCCGCCAAATATTGCGAGCCGGAGCCGACAAAGTATCAATCAACACGGCAGCCGTAGATCGCCCCGCACTCATTTCAGAACTGGCCCAAGAGTTCGGTAGCCAGTGTGTGGTGGTTTCTGTTGATGCTCGGCGAAGTAGAGAGACACCCAGCGGGTTCGAAGTCTTTATCCACGGTGGGCGCACCGCCACCGGACGCGACGCCGTGGCCTGGATAGAAGAAGTAGTGCAGCGCGGCGCTGGAGAAATCATGCAAACCTCTATGGATCGTGACGGCACCCGAGACGGTTTCGACCTCGAAATGTTGCAGACCCTGGGGGCCAACTGCCCGGTCCCGCTTATTGCCAGCGGGGGAGTGGGCAGCCTTGAACATTTGGTAGATGGGGCAAAACAAGGGGGCGCCGATGCGGTGTTAGCGGCCTCTATTTTCCACTTTGGCGAACACACTATTGCCGAAGCCAAGCAAGCCATGGCCCAAGCTGGTCTGCTTGTTCGCCCAATCGTTTAAACGCCCGCTACCGTTTCGCCAATGACCAAAGAGACTGCGTCCCTACCCGGCCCCGACGACGAGCGACTGCCCATAAAAATGCTTAACGATCGGATATTGGTCAGCGTCGAAGGAGCCGAAGGAGAACGCCGCTCCTCTGGAGGTATTTTGATACCGGCGACTGCTCAA is a window encoding:
- the hisC gene encoding histidinol-phosphate transaminase; translation: MTKRPEPRQDLALLASYHSPQVDVEVRLNTNEAPQGPPVEFMTALAEAVAALPLHRYPDRSAEKLRNALAQRYGRKMDEVFVANGSNEVLQSLLLTYGGPGRSLALFEPTYGMHAQIARTTGTTVLARPRQDDFSLAPHTVAEVVEAEQPDVVFLCSPNNPTGTQDPPGLVEDTLAQVESYGGLLLVDEAYGQFADQSAVSLIGESRSLVVSRTFSKTWALAGVRLGYLLGPAWCVSELEKASLPYHLGALTQAAGLLALDYQEEMDARVDFLRSERQRVFSVLKTLPVTVWPSDTNFILFRPEEKEGRVVWQELLDRSILIRDFSAEPGLAGCLRVTMGTSQENNQFLAALEEVLS
- the hisB gene encoding imidazoleglycerol-phosphate dehydratase HisB, whose product is MTNNRTATRERITAETSIALSLDLDGGEVTVATGIPFFDHMLNQLGRHGGFGLQVACTGDLAIDAHHTVEDVGITLGDAFAEALGDKAGVRRFASVAVPLDEALVEVALDLSGRPFMHYDVEFPGQKILSDPPFDPQLIEEFWRAFSTSAQITLHLVLVRGKNTHHIVEASFKAVARALRDAVRVEGHEVPSTKGTL
- the hisH gene encoding imidazole glycerol phosphate synthase subunit HisH, with protein sequence MTSSSRIAVLDYGIGNLRSAQKALEYLGAQAELTADHRQIAAADAVVLPGVGAFGRCVEALAEADLAEVAHQAAIEASQGGRPFIGICVGMQMLFSTSSESPGQGGLGVFPGQIGPLADDVKHPQMQWNQLEFSSHPMFAGLSKNAWVYFVHGYAGPITEHTVATCDYGGPVCAAVAQKNLWATQFHPEKSGPTGLTVLTNFLNETAGPS
- the hisA gene encoding 1-(5-phosphoribosyl)-5-[(5-phosphoribosylamino)methylideneamino]imidazole-4-carboxamide isomerase; translated protein: MSPKLFPAIDLRGGHCVRLVKGDYDQETIYGDDPVAQALAFEAAGADWLHVVDLDAALTGDPVNRPAVQAITAALSIPVQTGGGVRSLDDAQALFAAGATRVVMGTAAVENPQLVAKVAAVGSVAVGLDLRGTEIAVHGWTKGSGLQLDQALERYAALGAEAFVVTQIDRDGTLAGPDLEGLTDALDQTSVDVVASGGVGQMKDLEQLADLQAQGRHLAGIIIGKALYEGTVDLASAAQMLAER
- the hisF gene encoding imidazole glycerol phosphate synthase subunit HisF; translation: MKSIRVIPCLDVHQGRVVKGVNFVNLRDAGDPVELAARYDQEGADELIFLDITASSDERNTMVEVVRRTAEEVFIPFTVGGGIRSVEDARQILRAGADKVSINTAAVDRPALISELAQEFGSQCVVVSVDARRSRETPSGFEVFIHGGRTATGRDAVAWIEEVVQRGAGEIMQTSMDRDGTRDGFDLEMLQTLGANCPVPLIASGGVGSLEHLVDGAKQGGADAVLAASIFHFGEHTIAEAKQAMAQAGLLVRPIV